CTGATGAAAGTTGTCATCTGTATCCACCCAGGGCGCAATCCACAGACGCTGTGTTGCGTCAGGAATACGCTGGACCGGAACACGCCCTGCCGTATTGACGGGCGTGGATGGCGTGTCCGGCCCCGTTGTCACCCGTGGGGTGACGACCGCACCAGTGCTGTCAGCCGGGGCGGTCGCCAGTGGTCGCGGTGCAATCGGCTTAGCGAGGGAGGTTCCGGTTGCTGCGACGGAGACAGGGCGCAACGGACTGACGGTCGGCGCTGTGTTACGCAGTGCCGGCAGGGTTTCACCCGCAGGCTTTTTTGTCGCTTTTGCCGCCGTCAGGTCATCCAGGCTTTTGCCCTGCGCGGCCAGTTTATTGGCCTCACTGGTGGTCAGGCACTGGTCGGTCGCACTCTTGTTGCAGTCGAAATCAGAATTCAGACCGGCGCAGCCAGTCAGCGCGCTGCACAGCAGTGCAGCGCCCATCATTTTTTTCATGGGATAACTCCGTTTGGTATTTCAGAGGGGTAAAACGTTCAAAGCGGGTTCAGTACGGGAGCGGTGACATCAGTTAATGGTGTCACCGAGGCGCAGCTGGCTGGCCTGACGAAGGACGTCATCCGGATTAATGTTACCGACTGAGGCGGTGCGGGTTGTTGTGGCCTGAGTGGTCTGAGTGGCCGGTTGTGCTGCGACGGCGCCCTGTGCGGCATTACCGGCCTGCTGCAGCGCTTCCTTCGCCTTCTCCTCTTCAGCGTCCTCCAGGGTTTCCAGGCGGAAGCCCTTCTGGAACACCACCGTGACCTGGTTACCCGCACCGATATCAATCACCGGGTGATATTGTTCGGCGCGCTTAATCCAGTACTGGCTCAGCGTGTCGGCCGCTTTACTGGCCCCGCCGCCCAGTCCTTGTTTAAACACATCGCTGGCCCCCACATCCGCCGTGGCCCCGAGTCCGACTGAAGGTGTGGCGGCAGACTTTATCCCTTCGCCAAACCCGGACAGAAGACCGGCTGCCCCGGCGTAACCGACAATCATGCCGTTACGCATCACCGGCTTGCCACGTACACCGCCTTTACCCTGGTAACTGACGTGGCCATCAAACTCCATATCCACATGCTTCCCGTTCTTGAGTACACAGCTTATGGATTTGGTGCGGACCACCCCGCGTTCGCTGGAAATATCACCCCAGATTTCGCCCACAACAAAGCAGCCATCGGCGCTGTATTCTTTGTTATTGGGCATCTGGATGTTACCCAGCAGACGGATAGTCACGGGCTGAGTATTCTGCTGACCGGTGACGCTGGCGTTGGCGTCGGCCCCTTCAATCATGATGGCGTCAGAGAATGAACCGGACGGAATCCACGGAAGCTTTGTCGGCTTTTTTTTCAGGCTGTCATACGTGAACTTTGTGGTGGCCAGCCCGCCTGTTATGCGCTGCCCTGAGCCGCCCGGATAGAAACCCGCGCCCTGCCCCATGTTGACGGCCCCCGTCCCACTGGTGGGGGTAATGGTGTATTCAGGCGGACGGGCCTGACCGGCAGCAACGGGACCCGGGAGTGGTGTTCCGTTCTGGCCAGCAGGTGGTGTCTGCTGTCCGGGGGTCTGGCTGCTGCCGGGGGCTTTAGTGAGCTGGTCATTCAGGCGCTGTATTTCAGCATCCTTTTCGGTCAGCTTCTGTTCGGTGGTCAGTTTGTTCTGCGTCACTTGCTGAGCGAGCGTGGCGAGCTGCTGCTCAAGCGAGGATGTTTTAGCCTGCTGCTGGGCCAGTGCCGCGTCGTTAACCTGTTCGTTAAAGGTGGCGGTCACGACCCCGGTCATATTTGGTGCGGCGGCTGTCGCGGGATTTCTCTGCTGTTCCTGGTGGCTGCCGTACCATACGACGCCGCCGGCGGTAGCGGCCCCGATAACGATAACGGATGACAGAACAGCAAGCTGGGTGCGGCGGGTTTTCAGGTTTTCGTTCAGACTCATGAGCGCGGTACTCCATCATCTGAAAACACAATCCAGGCATACCCTTCACCACCGGCATAAAGCTGGTTTTGCGAGAGCATGACGGCCCGGACCCCTTTACGCCAGAAGTCACGCTCACGCAGGCTCTGGGTAATACTGCCGGGATTGTTCATGCGGAAACGGACAACCCGCAGGTGGTTGCCCACAAACTGGCGCTCGGGTGTCAGACGGACGGATGTGGCTGGCGTGTACGCCGTCATGCGGCTGACGGGATACTCCACATAGTCGTCAGGCACCTGACCGTTCACCACGGCGCGGGACAGGGCAACCAGTGTTTTTTCATAGGTCTGCCCTTCTTCCCATGCCTTCGCGTCGTCGTTCTTACGCAATGGTGGTGACATGGGGGTAAAGCGCAGGGTCTTGCCGTTACCGGCCTGTGGTCTGACATTCAGGCTCAGCGATGAGCCGTGGTCAGTCTGTATAAACAGCGTGAAGTTCTGCGCAACAAGCGGCGACAAAATGAGTGCGCCGTCTTCCGTTGTGCTCTGGTCATAGGCTCCGGATGGCCCGCTGATGCTGGTAATCAGTTCCCCGTCGATAACAACCTTGCTGGGGTTGTTATTGCTGAGAGTGACATTAAAGGCGGCGTCGTTCTCAAACGGGATGGCGGCGGGGGCGGTAGCGGCCCGAAGGCCGCTGGTGAAGATTCCCGATGCCAGTAACACAGCAGCAGCTGCCGGTGAAATACGAAGTTTCATGGGCAGTCCTGTCAGTTGGTTGGGGGGTTCTGCTGAAGCTCCTCGAACGAATGAAGATGAACAATGCCGTTCTTGTAGCTGATTTTAAGACGGTAGGTTTTTGCCTGGTCCTTCAGGGGCGTGGTGATAGCACCATTGGTGGTGGCGGATTTCAGTGTGCCGCTGAACTCCACGGAGCCATCGGACATGACACGAATATCCTTCGTATCAAAGCGGGTGGTGATGCCCCCTTTCTTGATGCGTTCAGCTTCAATATCCAGTGCTTTCTTCAGTGCATCCCGTTCGGTGGAAGGGACAAAACCGAGCAGCATATTCTGGTTATTGTCGATATTTTCCGGACTCACATTCAGCCGCCAGTATATAAATGAAGAGGCGAACATGGTCATGCCGGAAGCATCAGCGCCGACAGCGTCAGAGGTAAAGGGTTGGTTATAAGTCATAGGCGTGGTGACCGTTTTCTGGGTGGTGGCGAAATGCCATGCCAGTGAACCTGTCAGCACATTCCCCATGCCACTGAGAACTAATAATGAGGCAAGACCAATAAACGCATAACTGAGTTGTTTATCGCGTTCGCCTTTTATTTTCATTTTCATGGGAATTACGCCCTCCAGTGTCGGAAACTTGAATCAGGTATCTGTCGGAAGGAAATTTTGAATAAGAGCGAAGGGAGATGCCAGTAACAGAAATTAAGTAACCAGAAGGACCCCTGCCCTTTTTTCAGGTATCTGACTAATGCCCACAACAGGCCCGCTATGATGGAAAGTTCCGTAGACATATTATTGAGCACGCCGAGAATAACCAACGGCGCGACAATAAGGAGTTCATCGAGGGGCAAACCAAAATAGCGGTCCTGCTGATTGAGAGTTTCCGGGAAGTAATATTTATCTTCTTCCCCATTCATCATCAGCTCGCAATAGCAAAGGCAATGCGGGTGAAGATAATACAAATAACCAGACCGAGGAAAACGAGGGGAGAGCGGACTTTAATATAGGTGAATAAGGCAATAATAATTTCGGCAATATAAAACCACTTCACAATTGACGAACCAGAACCGAACGTGGAGCTCACTGTTGCTTGTTGAGAGGCGAGCAGGTCAGTACCAGAGGCGAGTACCGGGTGAGCGACCATAAGTGAAATTAAAACCAACCCTCCGTTTTTGATGAATTTTTTTAACTGGCGATTTTCACGAGCCTTTCGAAATAAAGACGCTACCGCCCATCCCTTTTCGACATTAAGGGCATTACCTTGAGTGAACATGCTTGTTTCTCCGGATGTAAACAAAGTTGATGTGAGTAAGTGTTTGTTTACTCACGCGATATTGTCCCATGACCCTAAAAAAAAAAAACTGTGAACAATGTCACATAAATGTAAATAATTCGGATTTATCTGAATATGGTTGTGCGTAGGCTTTGCAATCAAGGTTGTTGTTGTGTTGCTAGTGAGATCTACACCTATGAAAGTTAAAGAGAAAATGTGGGAAGGTCGTGGGCGACCTCGAAAGTTCCGTCCTGGCGAAGCTGTGGAGTGGCGGCTGCGAGCGCCGGATAATTTGCTTATGGAATTACGAATATGTGCCCGGGCAGGGAAAAGAAGCGTTAATGATGAAATTATCGCAAGGTTGTTATTGTCACTTAATTACCATTCAGAGAAGCCAGTCATTAAAACTGCGGAGGGCGAACGCCTGATATCGCTGGCGGTGAAATTTGAGTTATGGCTGGGTGAATTACTCGATAGTGAGAAATGTCAGGGTGATACAGAAAATAAAACTGAATCACCTGAAGAGCGGCTGTGGATGTGGCGTGAAGGCGAGCGAGTATTGCTTCCGGGGAAAACGACCGGTTACAGCATGCGCATTCCTGACAATCTCGCAGAAGAAATACGAATAATGGCGAGAGTTCACAAGCGCAGTCTGAATGACGAAATGCTGACAAGGTTAATGAACACGTTGGGTTATTTTACTGAGCGGATACTTGACCAGAATGAGGATGGTCAGGCACTGAAAGTACTGTGTATGGAGTTTGAGGTGTTTTTAAAAGAGAAAATAGCAGCGGCTGAAAAAGAGGCGTTTCCATGGGATAAATCCAACCCATCCTGATTTATTGTGGCCGGTATCCTTCCGGCCCTTCGGTGTTACCCTTCATTATTAACGAAGTGTCGGGATTCCGCTTCGTCTTCTGCTGTATTTATGCTGTTTAACAGCATATCAAGGGTATCTTCCAGTTTAGCCTCGCCATCTTTTCCTGTCATTTTCAAGTACATCTCTGCGAGTAATGTTGCAATAAGTACTGTGCCCTCTCGTGAGCCGGCGGCTTTTCGTATAAGGTCTCTTTGATATCCTTCCAGATCGAATTGATGGCCATCATCACTATCTCTTTTATAAACTAATAATCCTAGACGTATTAGTTCATTGCACGTTGCTGAGATGTTTGCTTCCCCGGGGTTCGCGCCGTTCTGTAAATCCTGTTGAACGATATCACGGACCTCTCGCTCTATTTTATCTTTAAGGTAAATCCCTACTCTTCCCATATTAATGACCTTACTGAGATGGTGTCGGAACCGACACTAACTTAATTATTTTTAAAACTGGTGATACCGCAGGATACAGTGTCATCAACGTCCTGAGTCAGTGACCTCACTGGTTATACAGTAGTAGGTTTGTACACCAATATGTCTCACAGTGTGACACTGTACGATATTTAATACAATGATGTTCTTACACATCTACAATTGTACGATACATGTAATACATGTCGACACCAACAGGTATTCTAATCCTATGATGTGATAGTGTCGGTATGTGCGATAAAACACCTCCAAACATAAAGTTTGCTCCTTTTTTTTAGATGTATCCACCTGATTTATAAGTAAATATCTGCAAGACGAAGTCTTGCGTGGGGTGTGGTGTTTTAAATGGTTAGCAAAGAGCGGCTGGTAATAAGTGAGATTGTTCTTACATGATATATTCTGGCGTGCGGGTTCTCCGCTAAACAGGAGCGCTCACGCGCGTCTGTAGTGAATTATCTTGATAAAAACGATGGCGGCGGGTATTTTTTATTTGCCTGGTCTGTCGTCTGATTTAACACCTTTCCCGTGGGTATCCTGATAATGAATAAATTACCATTGCTACTGCTTCCTCTTGCATTATCCTGTGCTGCTGCTCCACAAATGTGTTTCGATCAGGCCGGGCATGACTTCAGGATCGATCCATTGTTGCTCATGGCTATATCCATTAAAGAGAGCCACCTCAGAGCTGATGCCGTCAATAAAGACAACCGGAATAAAACAGAAGATGTCTGCGGGATGCAGGTGAACAGTTCACATTATTCAAAACTGAACAGTTTTAATATTGACAGAAAAAGGTTACTGAGTGATCCATGTATTTGTGTCTACAGCGGTGCCTGGGTACTGGCGCACAACTTCAGGTCATATGGACGTAACTGGGACAGTGTCGGAATATATAATACAGGTCCGTCGCAGAAACTGATTGCACAGCGCAAAAAATATGCCGATGAGATAAAGAGTATTTACAGAATTTTGTTGGCGAGAAAATCACTGACAGAGCAGCCTGGTACAGTGGGGGAATACAGTACAGTGCCGGGTAATAAGGCCAGCATGCAAACACCAAATTAATGATATAAAAAACCCCGGCTAACCGGGGTGTTATTTTTCAGTCTTTGATTTTCGCCATCTCTTCCGCCAATTTCCAGAGTGCTCGATTTAATTTCACATCACCATCAATTCCGGTCACGGGTCTTGTTCGGGTCCGTTTTCCCTGAGCGGTAATACCGGGCAAACGCCCCTTAATTAGATTTTCCTGCACCCGGTTAAAAGTGGTCCAGATATCACTTTTGCGATCTTCAAAACGGCGCGGTTCCAGAATCTGGGTGGCGGTAACGGGCTGGCGTTCTTCGCCGTATTTATAGTCCAGGGCGGCGGCGGCAAACAGGCGTTGTTCGGCGGGATTAAGATTAATCGTTTTCATCTCCGCCATATTATCGCCAATGTCGTCAAATGTTTTCAGGACTTCAAATGCGCCCTCGATAACCTGACCAACAATATCCCCTTTATGCGGCACACGAATTTCTCCGAATGTATCTCCGCACACCATGCCATTCATGCATACAAATCTGAACATTCCCGGGATCATCTGATAACTTGACGAGCCATCATGGCTGTTAAGTAAAATAATTTCCGGGACTTCAGTTCCGGTAATTGTGTCACGACGGCGCAGACGTAACATATGTTTAGTATGTTCCTGCTTATCAATATTACGCACACGCGTCTGACAGGCAAAGAACGGCTCAAAGCCTTCTTCACGCAGTTTATTAAGCAGGGTAATAGTAGGAATATAGGTGTAGCGCTCGGAACGGGAATTATGTTTATCACCGCTAAATACACTCGGAACATATTTTTCAAGTTCATCATTCGTTAATGCACGGTCACGACGAATAACGTTTGCAGCGCGAAAACGGGAGGCCAGTGTGGTCATTTTATTTCTCCTTTCAAGTCGTTTAATGGCAGGTTTTCCCTGCCGTTATTAAATCTGAGGTTTATTTCGCTATGCCGGTTAGCACGGCCAGATATCCGCTTTCGGGTATCGCTGCCGCCAGTGGCCAGCCATTTTGCGTCCAGACGATCACCGTTTCGCCGCCGTCCTCACGAACAGCAATATGCAGATCGCCTTCCGGTGTCGGGACAAAAATACCCGGTTGTTTCTGCCCCTCGCTGTTGACCATCACGTACAAAAACAGGTCGGTCAGGTGAGGCATGGTGAATTTTTCCCCGCATCTTTCGGAAGATTCAGGAGCGGCGGTCTTGACGTTTTGTGTATGCATTCTGGTCTTATCCTCTTCTGGTGGTTAATCCATCTCTCGGTGAGTTCTCTCGCGGCAAAGGGCAAAGGAGCGACGGCGCTGGACGGAAAACAAGGGCGAGCACCGCGAGTGCATTTCACCCTTGTTTTCTGGCCGGAGACGGTGCTACGAAAAGCCCTCCGCGTGAGAGCTGGCCGGGGTGATGGCTCACCAGAGCAGCAGACAGAATGCATACACCCGACACGACGGAACGGCGTGGCGGCTTTAAAGCGACGGTTCACCGGCGCGGTGAAGGCGTGGGCCAACGGCCCGCAGCAGGGGTTGACCTTGCCGTTGCCATCAGACCCTAGCGAAAGCCCGAAACCCGCAAGGGATTCGGCGGAGACTGGCCGCTGCCGTGCAGCTGCCCGTCGGAGTGGGGCTGACGACCCGGCCGGAACGGACGGAGAGCCGAAGGGGGCCATTGCCCTGACGGGGTTATGATGGAAGAGAATAACCATCAGATACGGCCACCATGAGAACCGTCACAATCGGGAAAACATCAGGAAGGTAAAAACGGATATATGACCCATACCCGGAAAGACAACGCTGGGAACGGGAGAGAGCAGCGCGTCAGCGCTGCCCTTCTCCTGCCGTTCGCACCGCTGGTGCGCGAGTTTTTAACGGCGCTTCAGAACAGGTGCAGCCTTCAGGTCGGTCTGTTTTCAGGAGCCTGACCCCTTGCCTCCTGAAAGCCGCCCCGTCAGGAGCGGCGTGTTTCAGATCAGGCCAGGCCCAGTGCCGGGTAAACACTTGGCGTGTTGCC
The nucleotide sequence above comes from Buttiauxella gaviniae. Encoded proteins:
- a CDS encoding DUF932 domain-containing protein — translated: MTTLASRFRAANVIRRDRALTNDELEKYVPSVFSGDKHNSRSERYTYIPTITLLNKLREEGFEPFFACQTRVRNIDKQEHTKHMLRLRRRDTITGTEVPEIILLNSHDGSSSYQMIPGMFRFVCMNGMVCGDTFGEIRVPHKGDIVGQVIEGAFEVLKTFDDIGDNMAEMKTINLNPAEQRLFAAAALDYKYGEERQPVTATQILEPRRFEDRKSDIWTTFNRVQENLIKGRLPGITAQGKRTRTRPVTGIDGDVKLNRALWKLAEEMAKIKD
- the traL gene encoding type IV conjugative transfer system protein TraL, which codes for MNGEEDKYYFPETLNQQDRYFGLPLDELLIVAPLVILGVLNNMSTELSIIAGLLWALVRYLKKGQGSFWLLNFCYWHLPSLLFKISFRQIPDSSFRHWRA
- a CDS encoding relaxosome protein TraM, producing MGRVGIYLKDKIEREVRDIVQQDLQNGANPGEANISATCNELIRLGLLVYKRDSDDGHQFDLEGYQRDLIRKAAGSREGTVLIATLLAEMYLKMTGKDGEAKLEDTLDMLLNSINTAEDEAESRHFVNNEG
- a CDS encoding Arc family DNA-binding protein, whose product is MKVKEKMWEGRGRPRKFRPGEAVEWRLRAPDNLLMELRICARAGKRSVNDEIIARLLLSLNYHSEKPVIKTAEGERLISLAVKFELWLGELLDSEKCQGDTENKTESPEERLWMWREGERVLLPGKTTGYSMRIPDNLAEEIRIMARVHKRSLNDEMLTRLMNTLGYFTERILDQNEDGQALKVLCMEFEVFLKEKIAAAEKEAFPWDKSNPS
- a CDS encoding type IV conjugative transfer system pilin TraA, encoding MFTQGNALNVEKGWAVASLFRKARENRQLKKFIKNGGLVLISLMVAHPVLASGTDLLASQQATVSSTFGSGSSIVKWFYIAEIIIALFTYIKVRSPLVFLGLVICIIFTRIAFAIAS
- the traK gene encoding type-F conjugative transfer system secretin TraK yields the protein MKLRISPAAAAVLLASGIFTSGLRAATAPAAIPFENDAAFNVTLSNNNPSKVVIDGELITSISGPSGAYDQSTTEDGALILSPLVAQNFTLFIQTDHGSSLSLNVRPQAGNGKTLRFTPMSPPLRKNDDAKAWEEGQTYEKTLVALSRAVVNGQVPDDYVEYPVSRMTAYTPATSVRLTPERQFVGNHLRVVRFRMNNPGSITQSLRERDFWRKGVRAVMLSQNQLYAGGEGYAWIVFSDDGVPRS
- the traB gene encoding F-type conjugal transfer pilus assembly protein TraB, encoding MSLNENLKTRRTQLAVLSSVIVIGAATAGGVVWYGSHQEQQRNPATAAAPNMTGVVTATFNEQVNDAALAQQQAKTSSLEQQLATLAQQVTQNKLTTEQKLTEKDAEIQRLNDQLTKAPGSSQTPGQQTPPAGQNGTPLPGPVAAGQARPPEYTITPTSGTGAVNMGQGAGFYPGGSGQRITGGLATTKFTYDSLKKKPTKLPWIPSGSFSDAIMIEGADANASVTGQQNTQPVTIRLLGNIQMPNNKEYSADGCFVVGEIWGDISSERGVVRTKSISCVLKNGKHVDMEFDGHVSYQGKGGVRGKPVMRNGMIVGYAGAAGLLSGFGEGIKSAATPSVGLGATADVGASDVFKQGLGGGASKAADTLSQYWIKRAEQYHPVIDIGAGNQVTVVFQKGFRLETLEDAEEEKAKEALQQAGNAAQGAVAAQPATQTTQATTTRTASVGNINPDDVLRQASQLRLGDTIN
- a CDS encoding lytic transglycosylase domain-containing protein; translation: MNKLPLLLLPLALSCAAAPQMCFDQAGHDFRIDPLLLMAISIKESHLRADAVNKDNRNKTEDVCGMQVNSSHYSKLNSFNIDRKRLLSDPCICVYSGAWVLAHNFRSYGRNWDSVGIYNTGPSQKLIAQRKKYADEIKSIYRILLARKSLTEQPGTVGEYSTVPGNKASMQTPN
- the traV gene encoding type IV conjugative transfer system lipoprotein TraV yields the protein MKKMMGAALLCSALTGCAGLNSDFDCNKSATDQCLTTSEANKLAAQGKSLDDLTAAKATKKPAGETLPALRNTAPTVSPLRPVSVAATGTSLAKPIAPRPLATAPADSTGAVVTPRVTTGPDTPSTPVNTAGRVPVQRIPDATQRLWIAPWVDTDDNFHQPAVVEFVKNKSHWDESYRVIGEGGE
- a CDS encoding TraE/TraK family type IV conjugative transfer system protein, encoding MKMKIKGERDKQLSYAFIGLASLLVLSGMGNVLTGSLAWHFATTQKTVTTPMTYNQPFTSDAVGADASGMTMFASSFIYWRLNVSPENIDNNQNMLLGFVPSTERDALKKALDIEAERIKKGGITTRFDTKDIRVMSDGSVEFSGTLKSATTNGAITTPLKDQAKTYRLKISYKNGIVHLHSFEELQQNPPTN